A stretch of DNA from Maniola hyperantus chromosome 14, iAphHyp1.2, whole genome shotgun sequence:
TAACTGTAACTATTATGGCGTAAATTCTTATGTGAAAAAAATGGTTCTATTTtctttagataggtaggtacactacgcGATCGAAAgcaatgtacattggcctttagaatgacatttcggctttgtagagcgttgtctctgtcactcgtatctatatgacgttttgttctccttctaaaggtcgatgtataggtgcattactttcggccgcgtattgtcaggagatagcagattggTAGAGCGTtatccctgtcattgagaccgacaaaagatCATatgagtatgagtgacagagacaacgcttgacaaagccaaaatgtcattctaaaggccgatgtacattactttcggcctcGTACTGTActcttgtaaataaaaatgataattgtaataagtactattgtaaatataatttctactagaataatataatgtaaggTCTACAcgtatgtataagtcccgctaattgctaatgcgcgtggccaccattttagtaacgtcagcactagactgaagtttctagctgatggtatatttttacttaaatatacatcaaatgacgtcaaaatgacgtcatttcgatgttaatgagacatggttccagcgcaatagcaatttgcgggacttactcGACGTTTCAAAGTTCGTTGAATTTAATTCGAATATGCGAATGCAGCGACGAACTTGCTTGTTCTTCCTTCGTCAAGCTTGATCGTCGAACATGTATCCAGCTTAAAagcttacagccgtactcagagccgctaatcgttacttaagattgagttaaaacgagacgagTTATGttagagatatagctgtctcgttttaactaaacttaagtaacgattaagcgactctgagtgcggcagttaagTTGTATCTTTAATTGTTAGTTAGTACATGAccaaagtaatttattttataatattaatgataatatatatatatagaaatcTCAATAATATGTAGATAATCGTTACATTTATTTCCGAAAACAAATAatagtttgatgatttttagggttccgtaccccaaaaggaaacaaggaacccctataggattattcgttgtctgtctgtcgtgtctgtcaagaaacctatagggtacttcccgttgacctagaattatgaaatatgGCATGTTGGTAGATCTCATAGCATACGTAAGGGggaaaacctgaaaaccgttaatttgtggttacatcaccaaaaaaatattaaaatgtgttaatgaataataataattaggtagtattttcaacttttaaagtaagattaatgtatcaagtgggttatcatatgaaagggatttacttgtacattctaaaaccggtttttatttatttttatgcataatagtttttgatttatcgttcaaaatgccgaaaaaatactcgagtacggaaccctcggtgcgcgagtctgactcgcacttgggcggcttttttttcataatgtGCATTATTTCGAACTAgttaatacaaaaattaaaaatatacttttctTTCTATTTGCATCGTCTTGACGTAACTTTATTGTGCAACAGAATCATAAAAGCCTATcagtagtttattattatttaaaaaaccggccaagtgcgagccaggctcgcgcaatgagggttccgtactacagtcgtatttcttcgacattttgcacgataattcaaaaactatgatgcataaaaataaataaaaatctgttttagaatgtacaggtgaagacctttcatatgataccccacttgatatagtcactcacttcgaaagttgaaaatactaattataagttcatgaccacaatttaattttttttgtgtgatctaaccctaaattcacggttttcagatttttccccaaatgtcagctataagatctacctacctgccaaattttatgattctacataggtcaatgggaagtaccgtgtaggtttcttgacagacagacagacaacaaagtgatcctataagggttccgtttttccttttgaggtatggaaccctaaaaatggccaAGTCTCGTTATTAATTACATATCTTCTGTCCACTTAGATAGTGTCGGTACATCCGCAGGCgcttattattttgctttctTTACTGTACttctctctatatataaaaatgaatcgctgaatgtgttggtcatcgcaaatctcgagaacagctgaaccgatttcgctaattctttttttataatattccttgaagtacgaggatggttcttacggagagaaaaattaaaaaaattgtaagtattaaaaaaaattaaagaatcgactattaggcggtacgaagttcgccggggcagctagttaaataataaaatgttttctattctaataaaaaatagaatacTATTTTATTCCTATGGTTATTATAATACGaacattataaataattaactcAGGTTAGGTAGCGACCGTATTTAAGCGAACAGACTTTATTATTATACGATAACAATGATAACGACTTCGACCTTTAGGTATTTGTGGCTTGAATAGATCAACCCTGGGACCACCAAAGACGATACAGAACCTAAGAAGCTATTTAAAAATCAAGTACCATAATTCATAAAGTATGCAAAACCGTTATaatgtttttataatgtttGCTATATTTTTGACGTCTTAACTACAGTACAACTCAAAACTAACAGCTATTACCTAACGTGTTATAAAAAATTCCGTCAAACAAGACAGTACAGAAATACAGcctactactgagtacgggtctcctctcgagCAGTGATACttattatagtacgcggcagaaagtaatgtacatcggccattagtatgacatttcggctttgtagagcgttgtctctgtcactcatacctatatgacgttttggcggtctcaacgaaagagactatgctctacaaatctgctatctctttctaaaggtcgatgtacataactttctgccacgtacattcatttaacatttattttcgtAAACAGCCCAAAATAGGGTAGTAGGTAGTTTAAATTGAGGGTACCTCCAATTTAGGGGTTTCCGTTTCTGATCGCAATTGCTAATTaccttattattaattttgttattttatctataaaaaaatacttagttcTTGTTTAATCTTCGATGATTTCTCTCCTCAAAACATTCCGTATGGTTATTTAGTTGATATTATCAAATTACGATAACAATAATGAaacttttgaaattaaaaataatcagtaggtacctacttttaatttttgtaacgtTTGTTATATTGtagcatttttataaaaatatgtattaagtGGTTAGATTAGTTGACACCAAGACTGATATTAAAAGTCAATTAGAATAGTAATATTTAATACTTAACTACCAATATCATAAGATTTCTCCATATAATTCTTTTCACCTAAATACGAATAATTTATATATCTTTTGATCAAAATCATTTTTGTTTCGATCAAAACATAccaaagtttaaataaatgtaaattattGACGTAAATTGTGTTTTATTTCAATGAAGCAGTTCACCAGATTATGATCGCAAAAATCctgaataagtaggtaactaggtaggtatctatgccAATTTACTTTACGATTTTTGCGATCCTATTCTATTGTTATTAGACAAAATGCTAATGTAATGCTATGCTTTATTAATTCTATTGTTATTAATTAGACAAAATCTACGAAAAACACGATAATCACCAAATAAAAGtagatatgtttttttttttttttaattcagatacaagttagcccttgactgcaatctcacctggtggtaagtgatgatgcagtctaaggtgatagcgggctaacctggaaggggtatggcagtttttattaaacccatacccctttggtttctacacggcatcgtaccggaacgctaaatcgcttggcggcacggctttgccggtagggtggtaactagccacggccgaagcctcccaccagaccagaccagaaatttagaaattataaaattccaaacccctgccaggattcgaacccgggacctcccactattaagaccacagcgctcaccactgcgccagggaggtcgtcaatatatgtattatgtatcaaaccgctattatatattatacccCTTGATTGGAATGGCTCAGGAGGTAGAAAATAATTCCTGTCTAGGGTATATTCGGCATCGTTCGACGACAAATGCGTTGGGCAACTGGTATATTGTAAAGCTGTGTGGTAATAAATGGGTAATAACAATTAGTGTTCTGTGGAAATAATAGGGTAGGTACGGGTCGCAGTTAGGTCACAGGTGCAGTGACACGTCAACTGCGTAAGGGGAGAGTGATTCTCCCGTAACCGACGTCCTCAGGAACCGTCTCAACTCTCAGTGAAACGAATAAACTATTAAGTATCCGAGTCTGTACTATAACAATTTACTCAGGCCGTGTAGAggatttatataataaaattgtactaCAATCACCTCCAACGAATGGCATTCATGAACGCTACCTATGTTTTTTACCTTTAATTTAAAGCTACAATTGGACACAAGCCTTTATAAAATTCTCTACTCTATGGTTAATATTTTTTAGGTTTGACaacacctgtagggcgattgtctaaaacctatatcaatcattattacaatctcaattgttctgattggctgaatttgtacaagaatcgcacaaattagGCCAAtaagaacaattgagattgtaataatgattgatgcaggttttagacaatcgccctactggtgcTATTGCGATTTGTCCATGGTTTCTTCTGTCCGTTTGTCAAAAATTGTCCATGGTTACTTGAAATTGTCAGTGTAAAGGGTTGCTAAATTTCGgaaaaaatagcaaaaaaatgtcgaaaagGATCGCTCAGAGCTCCGTAAACTGGGCCGCTTTGGCCGAAAGGGTTCCGCCCCAGCAGAAAGGCAACCTTCTCGCTTTCAAAGTCAAGTCCGATGGTTACCTTCGAAGGTTAGTTTTTACATGGTtgttacataattttaaaatcaatttttacgcaccaattttattaaaaagccaAATAATACTTTATCAAGTTAATCACGATAGTTTTCACACCAgatattacataaatatttactCTCAACTAAAGATAATACTTTAAAAACTAAtacctttaaaaacattatcaaaaatatttatatacagGGCAAAATTTTCTTTTGATGCTCCTGAATTGCACGGCTACGCCCCTGTTACAAACAGTACAAACAGATGCTTGACTCGTCGCGAAAAACTGGGTCCAATAACAAGGCTGTCCTGTAAAATATAAAGGAAGAATGTGATAAACATCAAACTGCTAGGTGTAgattagaaacttgaaatttttcaCAAATGTTTTTTATAATGCAGACCCCaaaaaaatgtagaaattacACCAGAGCAATGCTGATGCTGTATGGTGTAGTGATTAAGAGTTTAAGACATCTGCCTCTTACTCGGGAGGTTGgtggttcgatcctgggcatgcacctcttaacttttcagagttatgtgcatttttaacaattaaattaaatatcacttgtctTAACAGTGAaagcaaacatcgtgaggaaacccttatgcctgagagttctccataattttttcaaagatgtgtgaagtcaaTTTGCAGTTGGCCAGTgacttttcattctgagagaagacctgtaCCCTGTAGTGATTAGCCGGTGATAGGTCAATCACAATGAAAGCTGGGCCAGGTCAAGtagtcagtacccatattataaatgtgaaagtgtgtttgtttgctggtttgtccttcaatcacgtcgcaacggatcgacatgattttttgcatgagtatatttaaagacctggagagtgacataggctactttttatcccgggaaatcataGAGTGCctgcaggatttttaaaaacctaaatccatgcgtatgaagtcgcgggcgtcagctagttgaCAATAAAGCAAAAAGTATCAAAACCTTTTTCATAACTTATTTTTAGTGGTATCAACAATATAATGTTTATCACTGTGACAGGGTACTTGCCAACCCTGCTGAGCCACCAAAGATTGACTGGGCAGTGTACAAGCAGATCATCCCTGTTGCTGGGATGGTGGACAACTTTCAGAAGCAATACGAAGCCCTGAAAGTGCCATACCCTGCTGATACATTGACTGCCAAGGTGGATGCCCAGTGGGCCGAGATCAAAAAGGCGATTGACGCTTTTATCCAGGATTCCAATGCTAATATTGCTAAGTAAGAATtgtttatctaaataatatatagaagtaaaaggtgactgactgactgatctatgaacacAGCTcgtaactactggacggattgggctgaaattttacatgcagatagctagtatgatgtagacatctgcttagaaaggatttttgaaaattgaatcccTAAGtcggtaaaataggagtttgaaatttgtttagtacATGTGGTAAGTCGCGGTCATAAGttagttacaaattttattttatttcaacaacttttgttctttgttttttcttttattctttGCTTCGATTATTGTCAAGTAAAAACCTACAATTTATCACAACCAAAAATTTGTACCCAAATTGACAACAAAGGACAAAAAACGGGCCAAATTGACAACTTTTAACCACCAACCAAAGGCTGAATTTGAATGTGATGCGATTTGAATCTTACCATTTTCTAGTTATATTACAAgttatttgaataattaataattttgacataataatattttaaggtgAGATGAGATTGCTGgattcaattaattttgcacgccatgcttggcaggatatgtcaTTACCTAATTCTTAAGAACGATTAGAACGAATGaatgattatgataataattcaGTCTAGTTTATACGTGACATCCTAACTAAACACCTAATTTAAATGTTACTATAAATTTTACAGGTACCAAAAACAAATCGAAGAGACGAAAGCAACACTACCATATGAGCAAATGACAATGGAGGACTTCCGTGATGCGCATCCTGACATCGCCATCGACTCCATCAACAAGCCCACATTCTGGCCTCACAATGAAGAGGAACAGCTGGGCTATGTCGACCCGGAGAGACAACATGCTACTGGACATTAAACAGTgattataagaaaaataaatgaaattagatacgcaaatgatttcatttcatccACGAAGTTATGtcatgttataaataatacacCTTGCAATATTTGTAATCAGTTCGGTATAATTTATGTAGGAATAAAGTGAAATGTTGGAAATGTTGGTTATTTTTCTATATTACCTTACATTCTGGCCTCAACA
This window harbors:
- the ATPsynD gene encoding ATP synthase subunit d, mitochondrial, which produces MSKRIAQSSVNWAALAERVPPQQKGNLLAFKVKSDGYLRRVLANPAEPPKIDWAVYKQIIPVAGMVDNFQKQYEALKVPYPADTLTAKVDAQWAEIKKAIDAFIQDSNANIAKYQKQIEETKATLPYEQMTMEDFRDAHPDIAIDSINKPTFWPHNEEEQLGYVDPERQHATGH